The DNA sequence GCGGCGAACGGGCTGCGCATCGCCGTGCATCAGCAAAACCTCCACACCGTCCTGCATCCGGGCGAGAGCCTTCGCAGTCCCCGCATTCTCCAGCTTTATTGGTTCGGGGACGATCCGGACCGGGCCTGCAATCTGTTTCGACGGACCATGCTGGCTCATATCGTTCCCCACATCGACGGCCGTCCGATCACTCCGCCGATCGCCCACTTGAGCACCTCGTTCTACGAGATGAACGACAGCACCGAGGCGAACGTGACGGCCCATTTGAACGCGGCCAAGGGCCTGGGCTTCGAAGTCTTCTGGCTGGACGCGTATTGGACGAAAAAAGGCTTCCCGGAGGGCATGGGCAACTACGGGTTCCCGATCACGATGGCCGAACCCGCCGACAGGTTTCCGCGCGGGTTGAAGCCCATCAGCGACGCCGCGCACGCGGCGGGGATGAAGTTCCTGGTCTGGTTCGAGCCCGAGCGTGTGGCCGCCGGCACCTACCTGGCCGAATCTCATCCGGATTGGGTCGTCGGCGGCGCCAAGGGAGGTCTGTTCAACCTCGGGAACGACGAGGCGCGGGCGCATATGACCGCCTACCTCAAAGCCGTCATCGCCGCCTACGGCATGGACTGGCTGCGCATCGATTACAACATTGATCCTCTCCCTTATTGGAAGGCTCTCGACAAGGATCCGAATCGCGGCGGCATGGGCGAGATGCGCTATATCCAGGGGCTGTATCGCATGTGGGACGACTTGCGGACCGCATTCCCCCGCCTCATGATCGACGATTGCGCCAGCGGCGGCCGGAGGATCGACCTCGAGACGATGTCGCGGGCTTTGCCTTTGTGGCGGAGCGACAACACCTGCAACATGACGGACCTGAAAGCCGTCACCGTCCGTGCCGCGGCCACGAAGAACCAATTAATGAGTGCGGGACTAAACCGATATGTACCGTTCAGCACCTGCGGGCAGATGGGCTCGGACCCGTATCTCTTTCGCAGCGGCTTCAATGGGGGCATCTCCTTTGCCGAAGACACGCGGCCTGCGGACTACCCGCGGGCCGAGCTGGCCAAGGGGATCGCCGAAGGCAAGCGGCTGCGTCCGTATTGGTTCGGCGATTTCTACCCGCTTTCGCCGGTGACGTTGAAAGCGACGGATTGGTGCGTCATGCAGTACCATCGGCCGGCGGAAGGGGATGGGATCGTCATTGCGTTTCGCCGGGAACAGGCGGCGAGCGACTTCACCGTCTCGCCGCGGGAGATCGACCCCGACGGCCGCTTTGCCGTGACCTGGTCCTACGGCTATGAGGTCTCCGAGCGGCGGATCCTTCGCGGCTCCGAGCTTAAACAGCTCCGACTCCACATCGACTCGCTCCCCGGGTCCGTTGTGGTCGAATATAAGAAACAGTAGCCTCGGTTTCCCCAACGCACGGACAAGGAAATCTATCGATCGATTTGAACTTGTTCCCGAGAAATATGACATTCACGTGACAATCCGGCTGCGGCCGGCATGGTAGAATAGGTCCCGGGAACGAGATCCGATGATGGCGATACGCCGCCGGCGCACCAAATTTATTTATTATCTGATTAGTATCGTTTTGCCGAGTCTGCTCCTTGTTTTTTTTGCTTTGCGTTTGGTCAGCCAGGACAAGGAGTTGGCTCGGGAGCGGATTGTCGAGGATCGCCGGAAATTTGCTTTGGAAATAGGGCGTGCCCTCCTCTCGGTCCTCGACCAGGCTAAAGCTCTGGCTGAGGGAGGGCTGAGGAATCCCGTCCCGCCTCCGCTCGGTATCTCTCTCGGTCCCCTTCCGGTCTTCGTCGGCGAATGGCGTGATGGAGAATTGCGGCTGCCATGGGAGGATGAGCCGGCCTTTTCCCGGAAATCGGCGGCTTCCGGGGGCCGGGATTTCGCGGCAGATCTCCGCCGGCTCGAAAAGGCGGAATTCGCGGATCGCGATCCGGTTCAAGCCGCCAAGCTCGGCCAAGCCATGCTCAAAACCGGCTTGGCCCCGGAGCAGGAAGCCGTGAC is a window from the Candidatus Aminicenantes bacterium genome containing:
- a CDS encoding alpha-galactosidase, which gives rise to MGNKAVRLGLGLGMFVAVVSSAAPLGRAADREIAANRQRAEAMFSAAASAALPFSFVYGGRPSASFIGSWASRVEDRAVDVGKRLRILTITDPTTGLEIRAFCTVYLDSAGLDWTLAFTNKGTVDTPVIEQLQALDVSIKPGPGPAPIWHGLKGSRCADDDWQPFARALISGAKYEFGAENGRSSADSPFFNIQYGGGGVVTAVGWSGQWRGLIEAPAANGLRIAVHQQNLHTVLHPGESLRSPRILQLYWFGDDPDRACNLFRRTMLAHIVPHIDGRPITPPIAHLSTSFYEMNDSTEANVTAHLNAAKGLGFEVFWLDAYWTKKGFPEGMGNYGFPITMAEPADRFPRGLKPISDAAHAAGMKFLVWFEPERVAAGTYLAESHPDWVVGGAKGGLFNLGNDEARAHMTAYLKAVIAAYGMDWLRIDYNIDPLPYWKALDKDPNRGGMGEMRYIQGLYRMWDDLRTAFPRLMIDDCASGGRRIDLETMSRALPLWRSDNTCNMTDLKAVTVRAAATKNQLMSAGLNRYVPFSTCGQMGSDPYLFRSGFNGGISFAEDTRPADYPRAELAKGIAEGKRLRPYWFGDFYPLSPVTLKATDWCVMQYHRPAEGDGIVIAFRREQAASDFTVSPREIDPDGRFAVTWSYGYEVSERRILRGSELKQLRLHIDSLPGSVVVEYKKQ